The following are encoded in a window of Pseudomonas graminis genomic DNA:
- a CDS encoding NAD(P)/FAD-dependent oxidoreductase translates to MTNASTLQGHVADVIAIGGGIIGAACADELASQGLHVLVLDCQRPAATAAGMGHLVVLDHTAAELALGEYSVRAWRELASQMPDDCAMRTNGTLWLACNEEEMEEAERKHAALSEYGLACELLSGAELARAEPSLRDGLLGALKVSGDGILYAPNAARWLLQRQSSRVVQCQAEVVEVHGNRVRLASGEWLQAPAVVLASGIYARELCPDLPLQAKKGHLLITDRYPAQITHTLVELGYVTSAHKGNGPSVAFNVQQRPTGQLFIGSSRQFDNHDPEVDAAMLGRMLRRALDFLPSLGEMNGLRSWTGFRSASPDGQPLIGEHPHQPGLWLAVGHEGLGVTTATGTARLLAAQMLRTRPPLDLEPYLPQRFIGARAHA, encoded by the coding sequence GTGACCAACGCGTCCACGCTACAAGGCCATGTCGCTGATGTGATCGCTATCGGCGGCGGCATCATCGGCGCGGCGTGTGCGGACGAGCTGGCGTCTCAGGGCTTGCACGTGCTGGTGCTGGATTGTCAGCGCCCCGCCGCGACGGCTGCGGGCATGGGCCATCTGGTGGTACTGGACCACACCGCGGCCGAGTTGGCGCTGGGGGAGTATTCGGTCAGGGCGTGGCGCGAGCTGGCTTCGCAGATGCCGGACGACTGCGCGATGCGCACCAACGGCACCCTGTGGCTGGCCTGCAATGAAGAAGAAATGGAAGAAGCCGAGCGCAAGCATGCGGCGCTGAGCGAATACGGTCTGGCCTGCGAGTTGCTGTCCGGTGCCGAGCTGGCAAGGGCGGAACCGTCTTTGCGAGACGGCCTGCTCGGCGCATTGAAAGTTAGTGGCGACGGCATTCTGTACGCGCCCAATGCCGCGCGCTGGCTATTGCAGCGCCAGTCTTCACGGGTGGTTCAGTGTCAGGCAGAAGTCGTGGAAGTCCACGGCAACCGTGTTCGGCTGGCGAGTGGTGAATGGCTGCAAGCCCCGGCCGTCGTGCTGGCCAGCGGCATCTACGCCCGCGAGCTGTGCCCTGACCTGCCCTTGCAAGCGAAGAAAGGCCATCTGCTGATCACCGACCGCTACCCCGCGCAGATCACCCACACGCTGGTCGAGCTGGGCTACGTCACCAGCGCCCACAAGGGCAACGGCCCCTCGGTGGCGTTCAATGTGCAGCAGCGCCCGACCGGCCAATTGTTCATCGGCTCATCGCGGCAGTTCGACAACCACGACCCTGAGGTGGACGCGGCCATGCTCGGGCGGATGCTGCGCCGGGCGCTGGATTTCCTCCCAAGTCTGGGCGAGATGAACGGCCTTCGCAGCTGGACCGGCTTTCGCTCCGCCAGCCCCGACGGTCAGCCGCTGATCGGCGAGCACCCGCATCAACCCGGGCTGTGGCTGGCGGTCGGGCACGAAGGCCTCGGCGTCACCACCGCAACCGGCACCGCCCGCTTGCTGGCCGCGCAAATGCTGCGCACTCGGCCGCCCCTCGACCTGGAACCCTATCTGCCGCAACGCTTTATCGGAGCCCGCGCCCATGCCTGA
- a CDS encoding (2Fe-2S)-binding protein: MPELSIDGQPFRFAQGTTVAAALMSSGDRCSRTSVSGQRRAPLCGMGICQECRVSIDGLRRLACQTICRDGMRVETQP, encoded by the coding sequence ATGCCTGAGTTGAGCATCGATGGTCAGCCCTTTCGCTTCGCCCAAGGCACCACGGTGGCCGCCGCGCTGATGTCGAGCGGCGATCGCTGCAGCCGCACATCGGTCAGCGGCCAGCGCCGCGCGCCCTTGTGTGGCATGGGGATTTGCCAGGAATGCCGGGTGAGCATCGACGGCCTGCGCCGACTGGCCTGCCAGACGATCTGCCGCGACGGCATGCGCGTCGAGACTCAGCCATGA